From the genome of Parabacteroides sp. FAFU027:
TTTCGATTTGCCCCTGAAGAAAAAGCGCAACGGCGAATACAAACTACCGGCGGGTGAGACGGTATTCACCTGCTTCTCCTCCGATTTCTTTCTGGAAGAGGCGGATGAATGGCGCATCGAGGCATGGCGGATGATGCGGCAACGAAGCGACCTGCACTTTTTCATCATCACCAAGCGTATTCATCGTTTTACAGTCAGTCTTCCTGAGGATTGGGGAGATGGATATGAGAATGTCACCATCTGCTCCACCTGTGAGAATCAGGATAGGGCTAATTTTCGCCTGCCCATTTTCCTGAGCCTTCCCATCCGGCACAAAGCTATTATTTGCGAACCGCTATTGGAACAGATAGATATTTCTCCGTGGCTGGATTCCTCGATTGAGGAGGTCGTTATCGGCGGGGAGTCGGGCAAAGAGGCCCGCGTCTGCAATTACAATTGGGTGCTTGATCTTCGCCGGCAATGCGTAGAGAAAGGTGTGCCGTTTTATTTCCGGCAGACCGGTGCGAAGTTTGTCAAGGACGGACGATTGTATCATATCCCGCGAAAAGACCAGCACACTCAGGCTGTAAAGGCGGGAATTGACTTTCAACCATAAGAAAAAACCTAACAGGTTTGGGAAACCTGTTAGGTTTGAGCATATATCATCAGCGGATAAAGTTGGTCATCACTTTTGCCACTGGAGCAGGAGCCAGAACGGTTTCTTTGGTTTGCTCGCGCATCTTCAGCATCCACGCCATGTTGCGGCCCAACACCTCCATGATTTGAACGCCCTCTTCATCTTGCGCCATCTCGCCCGGACCTCTGCCATGCACGATCGTCCAGTAGTTGGAATTAGCATGAATCATCTCACAATAGGTCAGATAATGGTTTAGTTGGTCGAACGTAGACGAACCACCTGTGCGACGAAGGGCCACGACCGATGCCCCCACCTTCTGACGGAAAAGACCGCCATTCACTCCTGCCACCATAAAAGCCCGATCGAGAAAGCTTTTCATCGTACCGGCAATTCCCGCAAAATATACCGGAGAGGAGATGACGATGCCGTCAGCCACTTTCATCTGCTGTATTGCTTCATTGACCGTATCACCGGCCATACTGCATTTCTCGTCTTTCGTTTGTGCGCATTTGCCGCAAGCCATACAGCCTCTGATGTTCTTGTTACCAACATGGATAATTTCAAAGTCAATGCCCGCTTTTTTCAGTTCTTCGCCTACAATATTCAGGGCGTGGAAGGTGTTTCCCTCTTTGCGGGGACTACCGTTGATTGCTACTACTTTCATAACAGTCTATATTAGGTTAAAATGTGCCGGATACAAAAAAAGCCGATCATCTCGGCTTTTTCAGGGTTAAGTTATCTTTTCGATTAAACGCGTTTCATCATTTCTTCCACTTCGCGAATCTGGGCCTTCAGCATCTTCTGTTTGTCAAGCTTCTTCGCATCCTGAAGATAGTGCTGAGCCAGTTTCTTGTTGCGCTGGGCCAGGTAGATACCTGCCAGATTCAGTTTCGCCACCGCCTGGTCGCTGTCCATACGCAATCCTACCGAAAGTGCTTTTTTGAAGCTTTTTTCTGCTTTGGAAATGTTGTGCTGCTGGCTTTCGAGCATACCGTTCAAGAGGTAGTAGTATGCCTCCTGGCTCTTAATCAGGTATTCCGGATGCTTGATGCGTGATACGGCATTCATTGCCGAAGGAATATTATTCTTTTTAATAAAATAGAAAGCGAGGATGATATTTTCGTTTCTGAAGTGTGACAATGTTACAAATACAGAGACCAAAACGACTAAGATACCGATGAAGATAAAGCCTTTAAAAAATAAAAGCACAGCCCCGATCAGTATGAGTGATGCAATAATCAGACGAACGTATTTTCTTATCATAAATAAATGAGTTAATGAAATTTGAGTCGCAAATTTAGCAATAATTCTTTTGCGTAAAAGAAAGAAACCTCCAAGGTTTCAAAAACCTTGGAGGTTTGCTCTCCAAAAGATGCCAAAGCATCCTTTCTGATATTATTCGATTACAGTTACAAATCCGAATGTATCCGGCTCATCACCATACTGGATTGCACGTAACTTGTTGTAAAGTTTCAGACAGGTTGGGCCCGCCTCTCCATCTTTAGAGAAGACATACGACTTGTTCTCATCGATGTCATCAATGCGCAGGATTGGGCTGATAACAGCCGCAGTACCACAAGCACCGGCCTCTTCGAATGTAGCCAACTCCTCTTCCGGAATCGGACGCTGTTCCACTTTCATGCCCATTGATTTGGCAATCTGCTGAAGACTGTCGTTGGTAATGGAAGGCAGAATAGATTCTGATTGCGGAGTGATATAGGTGTTATCTTTGATTCCGAAGAAGTTTGCAGGACCACATTCATCCACATATTTCTTATAACGGGCATCGAGGTAAAGTACCATCGAATAACCCATCTCATGCGCTTTTTCACCAGCAGAAAGACTTGCCGCATAGTTACCGCCCACTTTGTATTTACCTGTACCCAGCGGAGCTGCACGGTCATATTGGCGCAGGATCACTACAGGTGTCGGTTTAAATCCTTCCTTAAAGTAAGGACCAACAGGAGTAACAAAAATCAGGAACATGTATTCCGTAGCCGGTTTCACACCTACCTGGGCGCTGGTACCAATCAACAACGGACGAATATATAAAGAGGCACCACTTTCGTAAGGCGGTACGAAACGCTCGTTTCTTTTGACCGCCTCAATCACTGCCTCACGGAATTTATCGATTGGAAACTTTGCCATCAGGATACCTTCGCTGGTATGCTGCATACGTTTGGCGTTCTCTTCTATACGGAAAACACGGATTTTACCGTCTTTTCCACGGAAAGCCTTCAATCCCTCGAAAGCCTCTTGTCCGTAATGTAAACATGTGGCCGCCATGTGCATGGGGATGTATTCTGAAGAGGTAAACTCCAGGTCTCCCCAGGCCCCGTCTTTATAGCTGCAACGAACATTACAGTCCGTTGTCATATAGCCAAAAGACAACTCTGACCAATTTATATTTTCCATTATCTCTAAATAAATATGATTGAATATCCTCAGTTCCAATTTGATTCGCAAAGGTAGATTTTTTTCGTTAATTGCTCCCCATATAAAGTGGACAAATTAGGTTTATTAGCTTTTGCTGGTTTTATCGAATAGTTTGATAGCTACAAATTCAAGTTGTATTCGACAGGAAAGTTCAGGAAATCAACCCAGCTAAAACAAAACATCTGTTTCCAAGGTTATAGGACAAACGGAATACTACTCTGAGATGATCTACACACTCATGCCTGTCCTCTTTCTGCTGGGGATCCTGGCGATTGCCCTGGAAGAGAAAATTCAGATAAACAAAGCAGCCTCGGCCCTGCTGATGGCTTTACTTCTCTGGTGTTTATTTGCACTGGATGCTGTTCATATACTGGACTCCCATCCCAATGCTTACTTCCGTGAATTCTTCATGCATCACCAGGATATAATGTCACTGCCCAAAAAGGAGCAATACATGCAATACATTGTCGATAATGCGATGCTGACACACATCGGGGATGTCTCCCAAACACTCTTTTTCGTGATGAGTACCATGATTATCATAGAGTTGATAGACTCCCACGGTGGTTTCAGAGCAGTTTCATCACTTATTACAACCCGAAACAAGCGAAAATTACTATGGATAATCTCGCTGCTGACCTTCTTTATGGCAGCTTTAATCAATAATATGGCTTGTGCTATCGTTATCATCGCTCTACTGCGCAAACTTATCCCACACAACCACCGGGAACGAATCAAAATCGCCTGCCTCGTTATTATTTCGGCCAATGCGGGCGGTTCATTCTCTCCTATTGGCGATGTAACCACCATTCTGCTCTGGACGGGAGGAAATATTTCGGCATTGCATCAAATCGTCCATCTTTTTATACCGAGCCTAATCACAATGTTGATCCCACTTTCTATTATGACCTTTCATTACAAAAAAGGAGAGGAATGGGATGTA
Proteins encoded in this window:
- a CDS encoding DUF5131 family protein, which encodes MSGWNPWHGCRKISPGCQHCYVYRIDAAFDKDPSVVTRTASFDLPLKKKRNGEYKLPAGETVFTCFSSDFFLEEADEWRIEAWRMMRQRSDLHFFIITKRIHRFTVSLPEDWGDGYENVTICSTCENQDRANFRLPIFLSLPIRHKAIICEPLLEQIDISPWLDSSIEEVVIGGESGKEARVCNYNWVLDLRRQCVEKGVPFYFRQTGAKFVKDGRLYHIPRKDQHTQAVKAGIDFQP
- a CDS encoding flavodoxin family protein — translated: MKVVAINGSPRKEGNTFHALNIVGEELKKAGIDFEIIHVGNKNIRGCMACGKCAQTKDEKCSMAGDTVNEAIQQMKVADGIVISSPVYFAGIAGTMKSFLDRAFMVAGVNGGLFRQKVGASVVALRRTGGSSTFDQLNHYLTYCEMIHANSNYWTIVHGRGPGEMAQDEEGVQIMEVLGRNMAWMLKMREQTKETVLAPAPVAKVMTNFIR
- a CDS encoding tetratricopeptide repeat protein, with translation MIRKYVRLIIASLILIGAVLLFFKGFIFIGILVVLVSVFVTLSHFRNENIILAFYFIKKNNIPSAMNAVSRIKHPEYLIKSQEAYYYLLNGMLESQQHNISKAEKSFKKALSVGLRMDSDQAVAKLNLAGIYLAQRNKKLAQHYLQDAKKLDKQKMLKAQIREVEEMMKRV
- a CDS encoding branched-chain amino acid aminotransferase, producing MENINWSELSFGYMTTDCNVRCSYKDGAWGDLEFTSSEYIPMHMAATCLHYGQEAFEGLKAFRGKDGKIRVFRIEENAKRMQHTSEGILMAKFPIDKFREAVIEAVKRNERFVPPYESGASLYIRPLLIGTSAQVGVKPATEYMFLIFVTPVGPYFKEGFKPTPVVILRQYDRAAPLGTGKYKVGGNYAASLSAGEKAHEMGYSMVLYLDARYKKYVDECGPANFFGIKDNTYITPQSESILPSITNDSLQQIAKSMGMKVEQRPIPEEELATFEEAGACGTAAVISPILRIDDIDENKSYVFSKDGEAGPTCLKLYNKLRAIQYGDEPDTFGFVTVIE
- the nhaD gene encoding sodium:proton antiporter NhaD, whose translation is MIYTLMPVLFLLGILAIALEEKIQINKAASALLMALLLWCLFALDAVHILDSHPNAYFREFFMHHQDIMSLPKKEQYMQYIVDNAMLTHIGDVSQTLFFVMSTMIIIELIDSHGGFRAVSSLITTRNKRKLLWIISLLTFFMAALINNMACAIVIIALLRKLIPHNHRERIKIACLVIISANAGGSFSPIGDVTTILLWTGGNISALHQIVHLFIPSLITMLIPLSIMTFHYKKGEEWDVMPSDLSDNPLSFHLSSKSRLTILAIGISSLALVPVFRELTGLPPFMGVMFGLVLLWIYTDFLYRKIIDIEEHQKLKVSRMTSLIDMPTILFFLGILMSVAALQSAGQLGDIAGFIDTHVKSPFIVSFILGVMSSFIDNVALVAGTMGMYHVIPAADAITQHLHYFVADGGFWTFIAYCAVNGGSLLIIGSATGVAVMGMEKITFGYYLKYFSWLATLGYIAGALTYVYL